The following proteins are co-located in the Larus michahellis chromosome 9, bLarMic1.1, whole genome shotgun sequence genome:
- the PHKA1 gene encoding phosphorylase b kinase regulatory subunit alpha, skeletal muscle isoform isoform X2: MRSRSNSGVRLDGYARLVQQTILRHQDAVTGLLPASADHRDAWVRDNVYSILAVWGLGLAYRKNADRDEDKAKAYELEQSVVKLMRGLLQCMMRQVDKVEAFKYSQSTRDCLHAKYNTHTCATVVGDHEWGHLQMDATSLYLLMLAQMTASGLHIIHSLDEVNFIQNLVFYIEAAYKTADFGIWERGDKTNQGITELNASSIGMAKAALEALDELDLFGAKGGPQSVIRVLSDEVQHCQSILHSMLPRASTSKEVDASVLSVISYPAFAVEDSELVEITKQEIITKLQGRYGCCRFLRDGYRTPKEDPNRLYYEPAELKLFENIECEWPLFWAYLIIDGIFSGNMEQVQEYREALEGVLIKGKNGVRLVPELYSVPPDKVDEEYRKPHTVDRIPMGKLPLMWGQSLYILGCLMAEGFLAPGEIDPLNRRFATVPKPDVVVQVCILAETEAIKAILRKENIDVETVAEVYPIRVQPARILSHIYARLGRNKQMCLTGRPYRHMGVLGTSKLYKIRKNIFTFTPQFIDQQQFYLALDNKMIVEMLRTDLSYLCSRWRMTGRPTITFPISHTMLDETGSSVHPTVLATLRKLQDGYFGGARIQTGKLSEFLTTSCRTHLSFMDPGPEGKVFTKSYELSIDSFEELDAEEWLHGLQIAEDEDTYDEVAQYLDHLLQRTVPQSNLPPTAQRGGLSRFRAAVHTTRDLVSLASKAKDLHVQNVGLYVPSKIFQASQQSVKLLSSPHQHDMDGKSHTLYAEMNLPRDEDGNVDCKALVDQLRICPTLQEQADILYMLHILKGPEWHTGLDSKPGPTVKELLTELYVRVGDTRQWALIRYISGILKKKVEALDEACTDLLSHQKHLTVGLPPEPREKTISAPIPYEDLVRLIDEASEKNLSVSILTQEIMVYLAMYMRTQPALFAEMFRIRIGLIIQVMATELAHSLRCSAGEATENLMNLSPSDMKSLLYHILSGKEFGVERSVRSVDSSLTTAVSICEVGAVGATKPERAGIVRLKSEIKQPLSLQSGDADLKSSLSTGHTELLGKGSFSSMLEDQGNKDSRQGQWQRRRRLDGALNRVPVGFYQKVWKVLQKCHGLSVEGFVLPSSTTREMTPGEIKFAVHVESVLNRVPQPEYRQLLVEAILVLTMLVDMEVHTIGGIIAVEKILQTANDLFYEEQKALGADDHMLERDPATGICSLLYDSAPSGRFGTMTYLSKSVAMYVYDFLPTDGCSMQ; encoded by the exons ATGCGTAGCCGGAGCAACTCGGGCGTGCGGCTGGATGGGTATGCGCGGCTGGTGCAGCAGACCATCCTCCGGCACCAG GACGCGGTGACGGGCCTGCTCCCCGCCAGCGCCGACCACCGGGATGCCTGGGTCCGGGACAACGTCTACAGCATCCTGGCTGTCTGGGGGCTGGGCCTGGCCTACCGCAAAAACGCCGACCGCGACGAGGACAAGGCCAAGGCCTACGAGCTGGAGCAG AGCGTGGTGAAGCTGATGCGGGGGCTGCTTCAGTGCATGATGAGACAG GTAGACAAAGTGGAGGCATTCAAGTACAGCCAGAGCACCAGGGACTGCCTGCATGCCAAGTACAACACCCACACCTGTGCCACCGTGGTGGGGGACCACGAGTGGGGTCACCTACAGATGGATGccacctccctctacctgctcaTGCTGGCGCAAATGACAGCCTCAG GCCTCCACATAATTCACAGCCTGGATGAAGTCAACTTTATTCAGAACCTAGTGTTCTACATTGAAGCAGCCTACAAAACTGCG GACTTCGGGATATGGGAGCGTGGGGACAAGACGAACCAGGGCATCACCGAGTTGAATGCTAGCTCTATCGGCATGGCCAAG GCTGCCCTGGAGGCACTGGATGAGCTGGATCTCTTTGGAGCAAAGGGAGGCCCGCAGTCGGTGATACGGGTGCTGTCTGATGAGGTGCAGCACTGCCAG TCCATCCTCCACTCGATGCTGCCCAGGGCCTCCACATCCAAGGAGGTGGACGCCAGCGTGCTCTCTGTCATCTCCTACCCAGCGTTTGCTGTGGAGGACAGTGAACTGGTGGAAATCACCAAGCAAGAGATCATCACAAAGCTGCAG GGGCGCTATGGCTGCTGCCGCTTCCTCCGGGATGGGTACAGGACCCCCAAAGAG GACCCCAACCGTCTCTACTATGAACCTGCTGAGCTGAAGCTGTTTGAGAACATCGAGTGTGAGTGGCCTCTCTTCTGGGCATATTTGATCATTGATGGGATTTTCAGTGGAAACATGGAGCAG GTGCAGGAGTACCGGGAAGCCCTTGAGGGGGTTCTCATCAAGGGGAAGAATGGGGTGCGCCTGGTACCAGAGCTGTACAGTGTCCCACCGGATAAG GTGGATGAGGAATACAGGAAGCCCCACACTGTGGACAGGATACCCATGGGCAAGCTGCCACTCATGTGGGGGCAGTCCCTCTACATCCTGGGCTGCCTGATGGCCGAG GGGTTTCTAGCTCCCGGTGAAATAGATCCCCTCAACCGCCGATTTGCAACTGTTCCCAAGCCTGATGTGGTGGTCCAAG TATGCATCCTGGCAGAGACAGAGGCGATCAAAGCTATCCTGAGGAAGGAGAACATCGACGTGGAGACTGTGGCAGAGGTCTACCCCATCAGAGTGCAGCCTGCCCGCATCCTCAGCCACATCTATGCCCGCCTGG GCCGCAACAAGCAGATGTGCCTGACGGGTCGGCCCTACCGGCACATGGGCGTCCTTGGGACCTCCAAGCTCTACAAAATCAGGAAGAACATCTTTACCTTTACCCCACAG TTCATAGACCAGCAGCAGTTCTACCTGGCTCTTGACAACAAGATGATTGTGGAGATGCTGAGGACGGACCTCTCGTACCTCTGCAGCCGCTGGAGGATGACTGGGCGGCCAACCAtcaccttccccatctcccacaCCATGCTCG ATGAAACTGGCAGCAGCGTGCACCCCACAGTGCTGGCAACGCTGCGGAAGCTGCAGGATGGGTATTTCGGTGGCGCAAG GATCCAGACGGGTAAGTTGTCGGAGTTCCTGACAACATCATGCCGAACGCACCTCAGCTTTATGGACCCTGGGCCAGAGGGTAAGGTCTTTACCAAGAGTTACGAGCTCAGCATTGACAGCTTTGAGGAGCTAGACGCCGAGGAGTGGCTGCATGGCTTGCAGATAGCAGAGGATG AGGACACATACGACGAGGTTGCTCAGTACTTGGACCACCTGCTGCAGCGCACGGTTCCCCAGTCGAACCTCCCTCCCACCGCCCAGCGGGGAGGGCTGAGCCGCTTCCGGGCTGCAGTCCACACCACCCGTGACCTCGTGTCCCTGGCGTCCAAGGCCAAGGACTTACATGTCCAGA ATGTTGGGTTGTATGTCCCCAGCAAGATCTTCCAGGCATCCCAGCAGTCAGTTAAGCTGCTGAGTTCACCCCACCAGCACGACATGGATGGCAAG AGTCACACGCTCTATGCAGAGATGAACCTGCCCCGTGATGAGGATGGCAATGTGGACTGCAAGGCACTGGTGGACCAGCTGCGCATCTGCCCCAcactgcaggagcaggcagacatCCTCTACATGCTCCACATCCTCAA GGGGCCTGAGTGGCACACAGGGCTTGACAGCAAGCCTGGCCCCACGGTCAAGGAGCTCCTCACAGAGTTGTACGTGCGCGTGGGGGACACACGCCAGTGGGCACTGATCCGCTACATCTCTGGCATCCTCAAGAAGAAGGTGGAAGCTTTGGATGAG GCCTGCACTGACCTCCTGTCTCACCAGAAGCACTTGACGGTGGGGCTGCCCCCAGAGCCACGTGAGAAGACAATCTCCGC CCCAATCCCCTACGAGGACCTTGTTCGCCTCATTGATGAAGCCAGCGAGAAAAACCTCAGTGTGTCCATCCTCACCCAG GAGATCATGGTGTACTTGGCCATGTACATGCGCACACAACCCGCACTCTTCGCTGAGATGTTCCGCATCCGCATTGGGCTCATCATCCAGGTGATGGCAACAGAGCTGGCACACTCCCTGCGCTGCTCAG CTGGAGAAGCCACCGAGAACCTGATGAATCTAAGCCCGTCAGACATGAAGAGCCTCCTCTACCACATTCTCTCCGGCAAGGAGTTTGGGGTGGAAAGGAGTG tgCGATCAGTCGACTCATCGCTCACCACCGCTGTCTCCATCTGTGAGGTGGGGGCTGTCGGGGCCACCAAACCTGAGCGTGCCGGCATCGTCAGGCTGAAAAGTGAGATCAAACAG cCCCTCAGTTTGCAGTCCGGGGATGCCGACCTAAAGTCCTCTCTG TCCACTGGGcacacagagctgctgggcaaGGGCTCCTTTTCAAGCATGCTGGAAGACCAGGGCAATAAGGACAGCCGCCAGGGCCAGTGGCAGCGGAGACGGCGGCTGGATGGGGCCCTCAACCGTGTCCCTGTGGGCTTCTACCAGAAGGTCTGGAAGGTCCTGCAGAAG TGCCATGGCCTCTCCGTGGAGGGCTTTGTTCTCCCCTCTTCAACAACCAGAGAG ATGACCCCAGGGGAAATTAAGTTTGCTGTGCATGTGGAGTCGGTCCTCAACCGTGTGCCCCAGCCAGAGTACAGGCAGCTGCTGGTGGAGGCTATCTTAGTGCTCACCATGCTGGTGGACATGGAGGTGCACACCATCGGTGGCATCATAGCTGTGGAAAAGATCTTGCAGACAGCCAACGACCTCTTTTATGAGGAGCAG aaAGCCCTGGGTGCTGATGACCACATGCTGGAGAGAGATCCTGCAACAGGCATCTGCAGCCTATTGTACGACAGTGCACCGAGTGGTCGATTCGGCACCATGACCTACCTGTCCAAGTCGGTGGCCATGTATGTCTACGACTTCCTGCCCACCGACGGCTGCTCCATGCAGTAG
- the PHKA1 gene encoding phosphorylase b kinase regulatory subunit alpha, skeletal muscle isoform isoform X3, translating into MRSRSNSGVRLDGYARLVQQTILRHQDAVTGLLPASADHRDAWVRDNVYSILAVWGLGLAYRKNADRDEDKAKAYELEQSVVKLMRGLLQCMMRQVDKVEAFKYSQSTRDCLHAKYNTHTCATVVGDHEWGHLQMDATSLYLLMLAQMTASGLHIIHSLDEVNFIQNLVFYIEAAYKTADFGIWERGDKTNQGITELNASSIGMAKAALEALDELDLFGAKGGPQSVIRVLSDEVQHCQSILHSMLPRASTSKEVDASVLSVISYPAFAVEDSELVEITKQEIITKLQGRYGCCRFLRDGYRTPKEDPNRLYYEPAELKLFENIECEWPLFWAYLIIDGIFSGNMEQVQEYREALEGVLIKGKNGVRLVPELYSVPPDKVDEEYRKPHTVDRIPMGKLPLMWGQSLYILGCLMAEGFLAPGEIDPLNRRFATVPKPDVVVQVCILAETEAIKAILRKENIDVETVAEVYPIRVQPARILSHIYARLGRNKQMCLTGRPYRHMGVLGTSKLYKIRKNIFTFTPQFIDQQQFYLALDNKMIVEMLRTDLSYLCSRWRMTGRPTITFPISHTMLDETGSSVHPTVLATLRKLQDGYFGGARIQTGKLSEFLTTSCRTHLSFMDPGPEEDTYDEVAQYLDHLLQRTVPQSNLPPTAQRGGLSRFRAAVHTTRDLVSLASKAKDLHVQNVGLYVPSKIFQASQQSVKLLSSPHQHDMDGKSHTLYAEMNLPRDEDGNVDCKALVDQLRICPTLQEQADILYMLHILKGPEWHTGLDSKPGPTVKELLTELYVRVGDTRQWALIRYISGILKKKVEALDEACTDLLSHQKHLTVGLPPEPREKTISAPIPYEDLVRLIDEASEKNLSVSILTQEIMVYLAMYMRTQPALFAEMFRIRIGLIIQVMATELAHSLRCSAGEATENLMNLSPSDMKSLLYHILSGKEFGVERSVRSVDSSLTTAVSICEVGAVGATKPERAGIVRLKSEIKQQLDKRRQSLTGSKPLSLQSGDADLKSSLSTGHTELLGKGSFSSMLEDQGNKDSRQGQWQRRRRLDGALNRVPVGFYQKVWKVLQKCHGLSVEGFVLPSSTTREMTPGEIKFAVHVESVLNRVPQPEYRQLLVEAILVLTMLVDMEVHTIGGIIAVEKILQTANDLFYEEQKALGADDHMLERDPATGICSLLYDSAPSGRFGTMTYLSKSVAMYVYDFLPTDGCSMQ; encoded by the exons ATGCGTAGCCGGAGCAACTCGGGCGTGCGGCTGGATGGGTATGCGCGGCTGGTGCAGCAGACCATCCTCCGGCACCAG GACGCGGTGACGGGCCTGCTCCCCGCCAGCGCCGACCACCGGGATGCCTGGGTCCGGGACAACGTCTACAGCATCCTGGCTGTCTGGGGGCTGGGCCTGGCCTACCGCAAAAACGCCGACCGCGACGAGGACAAGGCCAAGGCCTACGAGCTGGAGCAG AGCGTGGTGAAGCTGATGCGGGGGCTGCTTCAGTGCATGATGAGACAG GTAGACAAAGTGGAGGCATTCAAGTACAGCCAGAGCACCAGGGACTGCCTGCATGCCAAGTACAACACCCACACCTGTGCCACCGTGGTGGGGGACCACGAGTGGGGTCACCTACAGATGGATGccacctccctctacctgctcaTGCTGGCGCAAATGACAGCCTCAG GCCTCCACATAATTCACAGCCTGGATGAAGTCAACTTTATTCAGAACCTAGTGTTCTACATTGAAGCAGCCTACAAAACTGCG GACTTCGGGATATGGGAGCGTGGGGACAAGACGAACCAGGGCATCACCGAGTTGAATGCTAGCTCTATCGGCATGGCCAAG GCTGCCCTGGAGGCACTGGATGAGCTGGATCTCTTTGGAGCAAAGGGAGGCCCGCAGTCGGTGATACGGGTGCTGTCTGATGAGGTGCAGCACTGCCAG TCCATCCTCCACTCGATGCTGCCCAGGGCCTCCACATCCAAGGAGGTGGACGCCAGCGTGCTCTCTGTCATCTCCTACCCAGCGTTTGCTGTGGAGGACAGTGAACTGGTGGAAATCACCAAGCAAGAGATCATCACAAAGCTGCAG GGGCGCTATGGCTGCTGCCGCTTCCTCCGGGATGGGTACAGGACCCCCAAAGAG GACCCCAACCGTCTCTACTATGAACCTGCTGAGCTGAAGCTGTTTGAGAACATCGAGTGTGAGTGGCCTCTCTTCTGGGCATATTTGATCATTGATGGGATTTTCAGTGGAAACATGGAGCAG GTGCAGGAGTACCGGGAAGCCCTTGAGGGGGTTCTCATCAAGGGGAAGAATGGGGTGCGCCTGGTACCAGAGCTGTACAGTGTCCCACCGGATAAG GTGGATGAGGAATACAGGAAGCCCCACACTGTGGACAGGATACCCATGGGCAAGCTGCCACTCATGTGGGGGCAGTCCCTCTACATCCTGGGCTGCCTGATGGCCGAG GGGTTTCTAGCTCCCGGTGAAATAGATCCCCTCAACCGCCGATTTGCAACTGTTCCCAAGCCTGATGTGGTGGTCCAAG TATGCATCCTGGCAGAGACAGAGGCGATCAAAGCTATCCTGAGGAAGGAGAACATCGACGTGGAGACTGTGGCAGAGGTCTACCCCATCAGAGTGCAGCCTGCCCGCATCCTCAGCCACATCTATGCCCGCCTGG GCCGCAACAAGCAGATGTGCCTGACGGGTCGGCCCTACCGGCACATGGGCGTCCTTGGGACCTCCAAGCTCTACAAAATCAGGAAGAACATCTTTACCTTTACCCCACAG TTCATAGACCAGCAGCAGTTCTACCTGGCTCTTGACAACAAGATGATTGTGGAGATGCTGAGGACGGACCTCTCGTACCTCTGCAGCCGCTGGAGGATGACTGGGCGGCCAACCAtcaccttccccatctcccacaCCATGCTCG ATGAAACTGGCAGCAGCGTGCACCCCACAGTGCTGGCAACGCTGCGGAAGCTGCAGGATGGGTATTTCGGTGGCGCAAG GATCCAGACGGGTAAGTTGTCGGAGTTCCTGACAACATCATGCCGAACGCACCTCAGCTTTATGGACCCTGGGCCAGAGG AGGACACATACGACGAGGTTGCTCAGTACTTGGACCACCTGCTGCAGCGCACGGTTCCCCAGTCGAACCTCCCTCCCACCGCCCAGCGGGGAGGGCTGAGCCGCTTCCGGGCTGCAGTCCACACCACCCGTGACCTCGTGTCCCTGGCGTCCAAGGCCAAGGACTTACATGTCCAGA ATGTTGGGTTGTATGTCCCCAGCAAGATCTTCCAGGCATCCCAGCAGTCAGTTAAGCTGCTGAGTTCACCCCACCAGCACGACATGGATGGCAAG AGTCACACGCTCTATGCAGAGATGAACCTGCCCCGTGATGAGGATGGCAATGTGGACTGCAAGGCACTGGTGGACCAGCTGCGCATCTGCCCCAcactgcaggagcaggcagacatCCTCTACATGCTCCACATCCTCAA GGGGCCTGAGTGGCACACAGGGCTTGACAGCAAGCCTGGCCCCACGGTCAAGGAGCTCCTCACAGAGTTGTACGTGCGCGTGGGGGACACACGCCAGTGGGCACTGATCCGCTACATCTCTGGCATCCTCAAGAAGAAGGTGGAAGCTTTGGATGAG GCCTGCACTGACCTCCTGTCTCACCAGAAGCACTTGACGGTGGGGCTGCCCCCAGAGCCACGTGAGAAGACAATCTCCGC CCCAATCCCCTACGAGGACCTTGTTCGCCTCATTGATGAAGCCAGCGAGAAAAACCTCAGTGTGTCCATCCTCACCCAG GAGATCATGGTGTACTTGGCCATGTACATGCGCACACAACCCGCACTCTTCGCTGAGATGTTCCGCATCCGCATTGGGCTCATCATCCAGGTGATGGCAACAGAGCTGGCACACTCCCTGCGCTGCTCAG CTGGAGAAGCCACCGAGAACCTGATGAATCTAAGCCCGTCAGACATGAAGAGCCTCCTCTACCACATTCTCTCCGGCAAGGAGTTTGGGGTGGAAAGGAGTG tgCGATCAGTCGACTCATCGCTCACCACCGCTGTCTCCATCTGTGAGGTGGGGGCTGTCGGGGCCACCAAACCTGAGCGTGCCGGCATCGTCAGGCTGAAAAGTGAGATCAAACAG CAATTGGATAAGCGTAGGCAGTCTCTGACTGGGAGTAAG cCCCTCAGTTTGCAGTCCGGGGATGCCGACCTAAAGTCCTCTCTG TCCACTGGGcacacagagctgctgggcaaGGGCTCCTTTTCAAGCATGCTGGAAGACCAGGGCAATAAGGACAGCCGCCAGGGCCAGTGGCAGCGGAGACGGCGGCTGGATGGGGCCCTCAACCGTGTCCCTGTGGGCTTCTACCAGAAGGTCTGGAAGGTCCTGCAGAAG TGCCATGGCCTCTCCGTGGAGGGCTTTGTTCTCCCCTCTTCAACAACCAGAGAG ATGACCCCAGGGGAAATTAAGTTTGCTGTGCATGTGGAGTCGGTCCTCAACCGTGTGCCCCAGCCAGAGTACAGGCAGCTGCTGGTGGAGGCTATCTTAGTGCTCACCATGCTGGTGGACATGGAGGTGCACACCATCGGTGGCATCATAGCTGTGGAAAAGATCTTGCAGACAGCCAACGACCTCTTTTATGAGGAGCAG aaAGCCCTGGGTGCTGATGACCACATGCTGGAGAGAGATCCTGCAACAGGCATCTGCAGCCTATTGTACGACAGTGCACCGAGTGGTCGATTCGGCACCATGACCTACCTGTCCAAGTCGGTGGCCATGTATGTCTACGACTTCCTGCCCACCGACGGCTGCTCCATGCAGTAG
- the PHKA1 gene encoding phosphorylase b kinase regulatory subunit alpha, skeletal muscle isoform isoform X5: protein MRSRSNSGVRLDGYARLVQQTILRHQDAVTGLLPASADHRDAWVRDNVYSILAVWGLGLAYRKNADRDEDKAKAYELEQSVVKLMRGLLQCMMRQVDKVEAFKYSQSTRDCLHAKYNTHTCATVVGDHEWGHLQMDATSLYLLMLAQMTASGLHIIHSLDEVNFIQNLVFYIEAAYKTADFGIWERGDKTNQGITELNASSIGMAKAALEALDELDLFGAKGGPQSVIRVLSDEVQHCQSILHSMLPRASTSKEVDASVLSVISYPAFAVEDSELVEITKQEIITKLQGRYGCCRFLRDGYRTPKEDPNRLYYEPAELKLFENIECEWPLFWAYLIIDGIFSGNMEQVQEYREALEGVLIKGKNGVRLVPELYSVPPDKGFLAPGEIDPLNRRFATVPKPDVVVQVCILAETEAIKAILRKENIDVETVAEVYPIRVQPARILSHIYARLGRNKQMCLTGRPYRHMGVLGTSKLYKIRKNIFTFTPQFIDQQQFYLALDNKMIVEMLRTDLSYLCSRWRMTGRPTITFPISHTMLDETGSSVHPTVLATLRKLQDGYFGGARIQTGKLSEFLTTSCRTHLSFMDPGPEEDTYDEVAQYLDHLLQRTVPQSNLPPTAQRGGLSRFRAAVHTTRDLVSLASKAKDLHVQNVGLYVPSKIFQASQQSVKLLSSPHQHDMDGKSHTLYAEMNLPRDEDGNVDCKALVDQLRICPTLQEQADILYMLHILKGPEWHTGLDSKPGPTVKELLTELYVRVGDTRQWALIRYISGILKKKVEALDEACTDLLSHQKHLTVGLPPEPREKTISAPIPYEDLVRLIDEASEKNLSVSILTQEIMVYLAMYMRTQPALFAEMFRIRIGLIIQVMATELAHSLRCSAGEATENLMNLSPSDMKSLLYHILSGKEFGVERSVRSVDSSLTTAVSICEVGAVGATKPERAGIVRLKSEIKQQLDKRRQSLTGSKPLSLQSGDADLKSSLSTGHTELLGKGSFSSMLEDQGNKDSRQGQWQRRRRLDGALNRVPVGFYQKVWKVLQKCHGLSVEGFVLPSSTTREMTPGEIKFAVHVESVLNRVPQPEYRQLLVEAILVLTMLVDMEVHTIGGIIAVEKILQTANDLFYEEQKALGADDHMLERDPATGICSLLYDSAPSGRFGTMTYLSKSVAMYVYDFLPTDGCSMQ from the exons ATGCGTAGCCGGAGCAACTCGGGCGTGCGGCTGGATGGGTATGCGCGGCTGGTGCAGCAGACCATCCTCCGGCACCAG GACGCGGTGACGGGCCTGCTCCCCGCCAGCGCCGACCACCGGGATGCCTGGGTCCGGGACAACGTCTACAGCATCCTGGCTGTCTGGGGGCTGGGCCTGGCCTACCGCAAAAACGCCGACCGCGACGAGGACAAGGCCAAGGCCTACGAGCTGGAGCAG AGCGTGGTGAAGCTGATGCGGGGGCTGCTTCAGTGCATGATGAGACAG GTAGACAAAGTGGAGGCATTCAAGTACAGCCAGAGCACCAGGGACTGCCTGCATGCCAAGTACAACACCCACACCTGTGCCACCGTGGTGGGGGACCACGAGTGGGGTCACCTACAGATGGATGccacctccctctacctgctcaTGCTGGCGCAAATGACAGCCTCAG GCCTCCACATAATTCACAGCCTGGATGAAGTCAACTTTATTCAGAACCTAGTGTTCTACATTGAAGCAGCCTACAAAACTGCG GACTTCGGGATATGGGAGCGTGGGGACAAGACGAACCAGGGCATCACCGAGTTGAATGCTAGCTCTATCGGCATGGCCAAG GCTGCCCTGGAGGCACTGGATGAGCTGGATCTCTTTGGAGCAAAGGGAGGCCCGCAGTCGGTGATACGGGTGCTGTCTGATGAGGTGCAGCACTGCCAG TCCATCCTCCACTCGATGCTGCCCAGGGCCTCCACATCCAAGGAGGTGGACGCCAGCGTGCTCTCTGTCATCTCCTACCCAGCGTTTGCTGTGGAGGACAGTGAACTGGTGGAAATCACCAAGCAAGAGATCATCACAAAGCTGCAG GGGCGCTATGGCTGCTGCCGCTTCCTCCGGGATGGGTACAGGACCCCCAAAGAG GACCCCAACCGTCTCTACTATGAACCTGCTGAGCTGAAGCTGTTTGAGAACATCGAGTGTGAGTGGCCTCTCTTCTGGGCATATTTGATCATTGATGGGATTTTCAGTGGAAACATGGAGCAG GTGCAGGAGTACCGGGAAGCCCTTGAGGGGGTTCTCATCAAGGGGAAGAATGGGGTGCGCCTGGTACCAGAGCTGTACAGTGTCCCACCGGATAAG GGGTTTCTAGCTCCCGGTGAAATAGATCCCCTCAACCGCCGATTTGCAACTGTTCCCAAGCCTGATGTGGTGGTCCAAG TATGCATCCTGGCAGAGACAGAGGCGATCAAAGCTATCCTGAGGAAGGAGAACATCGACGTGGAGACTGTGGCAGAGGTCTACCCCATCAGAGTGCAGCCTGCCCGCATCCTCAGCCACATCTATGCCCGCCTGG GCCGCAACAAGCAGATGTGCCTGACGGGTCGGCCCTACCGGCACATGGGCGTCCTTGGGACCTCCAAGCTCTACAAAATCAGGAAGAACATCTTTACCTTTACCCCACAG TTCATAGACCAGCAGCAGTTCTACCTGGCTCTTGACAACAAGATGATTGTGGAGATGCTGAGGACGGACCTCTCGTACCTCTGCAGCCGCTGGAGGATGACTGGGCGGCCAACCAtcaccttccccatctcccacaCCATGCTCG ATGAAACTGGCAGCAGCGTGCACCCCACAGTGCTGGCAACGCTGCGGAAGCTGCAGGATGGGTATTTCGGTGGCGCAAG GATCCAGACGGGTAAGTTGTCGGAGTTCCTGACAACATCATGCCGAACGCACCTCAGCTTTATGGACCCTGGGCCAGAGG AGGACACATACGACGAGGTTGCTCAGTACTTGGACCACCTGCTGCAGCGCACGGTTCCCCAGTCGAACCTCCCTCCCACCGCCCAGCGGGGAGGGCTGAGCCGCTTCCGGGCTGCAGTCCACACCACCCGTGACCTCGTGTCCCTGGCGTCCAAGGCCAAGGACTTACATGTCCAGA ATGTTGGGTTGTATGTCCCCAGCAAGATCTTCCAGGCATCCCAGCAGTCAGTTAAGCTGCTGAGTTCACCCCACCAGCACGACATGGATGGCAAG AGTCACACGCTCTATGCAGAGATGAACCTGCCCCGTGATGAGGATGGCAATGTGGACTGCAAGGCACTGGTGGACCAGCTGCGCATCTGCCCCAcactgcaggagcaggcagacatCCTCTACATGCTCCACATCCTCAA GGGGCCTGAGTGGCACACAGGGCTTGACAGCAAGCCTGGCCCCACGGTCAAGGAGCTCCTCACAGAGTTGTACGTGCGCGTGGGGGACACACGCCAGTGGGCACTGATCCGCTACATCTCTGGCATCCTCAAGAAGAAGGTGGAAGCTTTGGATGAG GCCTGCACTGACCTCCTGTCTCACCAGAAGCACTTGACGGTGGGGCTGCCCCCAGAGCCACGTGAGAAGACAATCTCCGC CCCAATCCCCTACGAGGACCTTGTTCGCCTCATTGATGAAGCCAGCGAGAAAAACCTCAGTGTGTCCATCCTCACCCAG GAGATCATGGTGTACTTGGCCATGTACATGCGCACACAACCCGCACTCTTCGCTGAGATGTTCCGCATCCGCATTGGGCTCATCATCCAGGTGATGGCAACAGAGCTGGCACACTCCCTGCGCTGCTCAG CTGGAGAAGCCACCGAGAACCTGATGAATCTAAGCCCGTCAGACATGAAGAGCCTCCTCTACCACATTCTCTCCGGCAAGGAGTTTGGGGTGGAAAGGAGTG tgCGATCAGTCGACTCATCGCTCACCACCGCTGTCTCCATCTGTGAGGTGGGGGCTGTCGGGGCCACCAAACCTGAGCGTGCCGGCATCGTCAGGCTGAAAAGTGAGATCAAACAG CAATTGGATAAGCGTAGGCAGTCTCTGACTGGGAGTAAG cCCCTCAGTTTGCAGTCCGGGGATGCCGACCTAAAGTCCTCTCTG TCCACTGGGcacacagagctgctgggcaaGGGCTCCTTTTCAAGCATGCTGGAAGACCAGGGCAATAAGGACAGCCGCCAGGGCCAGTGGCAGCGGAGACGGCGGCTGGATGGGGCCCTCAACCGTGTCCCTGTGGGCTTCTACCAGAAGGTCTGGAAGGTCCTGCAGAAG TGCCATGGCCTCTCCGTGGAGGGCTTTGTTCTCCCCTCTTCAACAACCAGAGAG ATGACCCCAGGGGAAATTAAGTTTGCTGTGCATGTGGAGTCGGTCCTCAACCGTGTGCCCCAGCCAGAGTACAGGCAGCTGCTGGTGGAGGCTATCTTAGTGCTCACCATGCTGGTGGACATGGAGGTGCACACCATCGGTGGCATCATAGCTGTGGAAAAGATCTTGCAGACAGCCAACGACCTCTTTTATGAGGAGCAG aaAGCCCTGGGTGCTGATGACCACATGCTGGAGAGAGATCCTGCAACAGGCATCTGCAGCCTATTGTACGACAGTGCACCGAGTGGTCGATTCGGCACCATGACCTACCTGTCCAAGTCGGTGGCCATGTATGTCTACGACTTCCTGCCCACCGACGGCTGCTCCATGCAGTAG